A stretch of Henckelia pumila isolate YLH828 chromosome 4, ASM3356847v2, whole genome shotgun sequence DNA encodes these proteins:
- the LOC140865649 gene encoding uncharacterized protein isoform X1 produces the protein MSAGRGSNISLNDDDLSEIRARCKELTKEKEMLRDSKSQSFELIRKLECHVKNLSEAREEDKNYIRELERELSNCCQEIDYLQDQLNTRNSDLNCPDEEISSLRLSLANMENLEEEVGQLRDQMKLSESERVLLMEEIEDKEVIIRNSASCIEKLEESISSMGLEYQCEIESTKLELIALEQNFFEAKKMLEEKTQQNSSMNELIQDLELQIQDAEKVIEILDKENKDLKEKFKASELNAKEFAEKMEEQFNGSLRENGYQSTKTENDASTCGNILGPLLSEIGTPEAPDAEIRNKMAEMTRQIDDYELLVRELKEELRKEKLNAKEEAEDLAQEMAELRYQITGLLEEEYKRRACIEQISLQRIAELEAQIAKQQQKSYTSQSLVVRNINKT, from the exons ATGTCTGCTGGACGCGGTAGCAATATTTCTTTAAATGATGATGATTTGTCGGAGATCAGGGCAAGATGCAAGGAG CTGACAAAGGAAAAGGAGATGTTGAGAGATTCAAAGTCCCAGAGTTTTGAACTAATCAGA AAACTGGAATGTCATGTCAAGAATTTATCTGAAGCCCGTGAGGAAGACAAAAACTACATACGGGAATTGGAAAGAGAACTGAGTAATTGTTGCCAAGAAATAG ATTACCTGCAGGATCAACTAAATACAAGAAACTCTGACTTAAACTGCCCTGATGAAGAAATAAGCAGCCTTCGGTTATCACTTGCAAACATGGAAAATCTGGAGGAGGAGGTCGGACAGTTAAGGGATCAGATGAAGTTATCTGAATCTGAGCGAGTGCTGTTAATGGAAGAAATTGAGGATAAAGAAGTTATCATAAGGAACTCTGCATCATGTATCGAGAAGCTGGAGGAGTCAATATCATCTATGGGATTGGAGTATCAGTGTGAAATAGAGAGTACTAAGCTAGAGCTAATAGCCTTGGAGCAGAATTTTTTTGAAGCAAAAAAAATGCTAGAAGAAAAAACTCAACAAAATTCTTCTATGAACGAGTTAATTCAGGATCTTGAGCTGCAAATTCAGGATGCTGAGAAGGTAATTGAGATCTTAGACAAAGAAAATAAAGACttgaaagaaaaattcaaagctTCTGAATTGAATGCCAAAGAATTTGCTGAGAAGATGGAGGAGCAATTTAATGGGTCGCTGCGGGAAAATGGTTATCAATCAACTAAAACAGAAAATGATGCAAG CACCTGTGGCAATATTTTGGGTCCCCTGCTTTCCGAGATTGGTACACCAGAAGCACCGGATGCAGAAATAAGAAACAAGATGGCTGAAATGACACGTCAGATAGACGACTATGAGCTTCTTGTGAGAGAGCTTAAG GAAGAGTTGAGAAAAGAAAAGTTGAACGCGAAAGAAGAAGCAGAAGATTTAGCCCAGGAAATGGCCGAGTTGAGGTACCAAATAACAGGGTTGCTTGAAGAAGAGTACAAACGTCGTGCATGCATAGAACAAATATCTTTGCAAAGAATAGCTGAATTGGAAGCTCAG ATTGCCAAACAACAGCAAAAATCCTACACCTCGCAAAGCCTCGTCGTCAGGAATATCAACAAAACATAA
- the LOC140865649 gene encoding uncharacterized protein isoform X2, whose amino-acid sequence MSAGRGSNISLNDDDLSEIRARCKELTKEKEMLRDSKSQSFELIRKLECHVKNLSEAREEDKNYIRELERELSNCCQEIDYLQDQLNTRNSDLNCPDEEISSLRLSLANMENLEEEVGQLRDQMKLSESERVLLMEEIEDKEVIIRNSASCIEKLEESISSMGLEYQCEIESTKLELIALEQNFFEAKKMLEEKTQQNSSMNELIQDLELQIQDAEKVIEILDKENKDLKEKFKASELNAKEFAEKMEEQFNGSLRENGYQSTKTENDASTCGNILGPLLSEIGTPEAPDAEIRNKMAEMTRQIDDYELLVRELKS is encoded by the exons ATGTCTGCTGGACGCGGTAGCAATATTTCTTTAAATGATGATGATTTGTCGGAGATCAGGGCAAGATGCAAGGAG CTGACAAAGGAAAAGGAGATGTTGAGAGATTCAAAGTCCCAGAGTTTTGAACTAATCAGA AAACTGGAATGTCATGTCAAGAATTTATCTGAAGCCCGTGAGGAAGACAAAAACTACATACGGGAATTGGAAAGAGAACTGAGTAATTGTTGCCAAGAAATAG ATTACCTGCAGGATCAACTAAATACAAGAAACTCTGACTTAAACTGCCCTGATGAAGAAATAAGCAGCCTTCGGTTATCACTTGCAAACATGGAAAATCTGGAGGAGGAGGTCGGACAGTTAAGGGATCAGATGAAGTTATCTGAATCTGAGCGAGTGCTGTTAATGGAAGAAATTGAGGATAAAGAAGTTATCATAAGGAACTCTGCATCATGTATCGAGAAGCTGGAGGAGTCAATATCATCTATGGGATTGGAGTATCAGTGTGAAATAGAGAGTACTAAGCTAGAGCTAATAGCCTTGGAGCAGAATTTTTTTGAAGCAAAAAAAATGCTAGAAGAAAAAACTCAACAAAATTCTTCTATGAACGAGTTAATTCAGGATCTTGAGCTGCAAATTCAGGATGCTGAGAAGGTAATTGAGATCTTAGACAAAGAAAATAAAGACttgaaagaaaaattcaaagctTCTGAATTGAATGCCAAAGAATTTGCTGAGAAGATGGAGGAGCAATTTAATGGGTCGCTGCGGGAAAATGGTTATCAATCAACTAAAACAGAAAATGATGCAAG CACCTGTGGCAATATTTTGGGTCCCCTGCTTTCCGAGATTGGTACACCAGAAGCACCGGATGCAGAAATAAGAAACAAGATGGCTGAAATGACACGTCAGATAGACGACTATGAGCTTCTTGTGAGAGAGCTTAAG AGTTGA
- the LOC140866743 gene encoding uncharacterized protein isoform X1, which produces MEEVKHMCKFCSKSFPCGRSLGGHMRSHLINVSSNQTQKNDHKLQKKKLPPHTNGKSNAKLEEIIVFGGRVGSDKIRKFSKSVKEVDALLQRKLCKECGKSFQSWKALFGHMKSHSLSGRIENSLEEDSRDGSDDRRKMIMDSCSDDEAATPFRKRKRSERLKRFTSTANSSSLANFSSYVSDIDQGEQEAVALSLIMLSRDVRKWDGMHSFESSDNNSDLLEAKNIGKIVDKNSKAGEFLRFKELKNGEIDSLVVDSEVKTPYSRNGHKTRTEFGADEHFKKSKYVDIGCNESEVSSTKNLIKKSELDLLEEQDFKKNKKRKFTNSSDSDLTLPVENYRFPLSYKQFDSEDFAKNSKFLCTICKRAFPSYQALGGHRASHKKFKGCCAPRNENTESSPVQSDQNIENIRDFAAKAASEVGFKKAKDHECPICFKIFSSGQALGGHKRSHLISHQTKISHPSTEPQKPMPEIRDFLDLNMPAPVDEECSDFKSWWTGISHEQERDLSHKNEHELLLGLISS; this is translated from the coding sequence ATGGAGGAAGTGAAGCACATGTGCAAATTCTGCAGCAAAAGTTTCCCCTGTGGCAGATCCTTAGGTGGCCACATGAGGTCTCATTTGATCAATGTTTCATCTAATCAAACTCAGAAGAATGATCACAAGTTGCAAAAGAAGAAGCTCCCACCTCATACAAATGGCAAAAGCAATGCTAAACTGGAGGAGATCATAGTATTCGGAGGCCGAGTCGGTTCGGACAAGATAAGAAAATTCTCAAAGTCAGTTAAAGAAGTGGATGCTTTGCTTCAAAGAAAGCTCTGTAAAGAATGCGGCAAAAGTTTCCAATCTTGGAAGGCTTTGTTTGGCCACATGAAATCTCACTCTCTTAGTGGAAGGATTGAGAATAGCTTGGAAGAGGATTCCCGGGACGGTTCCGATGATCGTCGAAAAATGATCATGGATAGCTGTTCAGATGATGAGGCAGCGACTCCCTTTCGCAAGAGAAAGAGATCAGAGAGATTGAAAAGGTTCACATCTACtgcaaattcatcttctttagccAACTTTTCGTCGTATGTTTCTGATATCGATCAGGGAGAGCAAGAAGCTGTAGCTTTGAGTTTGATCATGCTTTCAAGGGATGTGAGGAAATGGGATGGTATGCATTCTTTTGAATCTTCTGATAATAATTCTGATCTTTTAGAGGCTaagaacattggtaaaattgtgGACAAAAACTCGAAAGCTGGTGAGTTCTTGAGGTTCAAGGAACTGAAAAATGGGGAGATAGATTCTCTAGTTGTGGATTCTGAGGTTAAAACTCCATATTCAAGAAATGGACACAAAACAAGAACTGAATTTGGTGCAGATGAACATTTTAAGAAGTCCAAGTATGTCGACATCGGATGCAACGAATCCGAAGTTAGCTCCACAAAGAATTTGATCAAGAAAAGTGAATTGGATCTGCTTGAAGAACAAGATTtcaagaagaacaagaaaaggaAATTTACAAATTCAAGTGATTCTGACTTGACTTTGCCTGTGGAAAACTACAGATTCCCATTATCCTACAAACAGTTTGACTCCGAAGATTTCGCGAAAAACAGCAAATTTTTGTGCACAATTTGTAAAAGAGCTTTCCCTTCTTACCAAGCTCTTGGGGGTCACAGAGCTAGCCATAAAAAGTTCAAAGGCTGCTGTGCTCCAAGAAATGAAAACACAGAAAGTTCACCAGTTCAAAGTGACCAAAACATCGAAAATATACGTGATTTCGCAGCAAAAGCTGCATCAGAAGTTGGATTCAAGAAAGCTAAAGATCATGAATGCCCAATTTGCTTCAAGATTTTCTCATCAGGCCAAGCTTTAGGTGGCCACAAAAGATCACACTTGATTAGTCATCAAACCAAAATCAGCCATCCATCTACAGAACCTCAGAAACCAATGCCCGAAATCCGAGACTTTCTTGATCTCAACATGCCTGCTCCTGTCGATGAAGAATGCAGTGACTTCAAATCTTGGTGGACAGGGATCAGCCATGAACAAGAGCGCGATCTCAGTCACAAGAACGAGCACGAGCTGCTGCTCGGCCTCATCTCCAGCTGA
- the LOC140866743 gene encoding uncharacterized protein isoform X2, whose amino-acid sequence MRSHLINVSSNQTQKNDHKLQKKKLPPHTNGKSNAKLEEIIVFGGRVGSDKIRKFSKSVKEVDALLQRKLCKECGKSFQSWKALFGHMKSHSLSGRIENSLEEDSRDGSDDRRKMIMDSCSDDEAATPFRKRKRSERLKRFTSTANSSSLANFSSYVSDIDQGEQEAVALSLIMLSRDVRKWDGMHSFESSDNNSDLLEAKNIGKIVDKNSKAGEFLRFKELKNGEIDSLVVDSEVKTPYSRNGHKTRTEFGADEHFKKSKYVDIGCNESEVSSTKNLIKKSELDLLEEQDFKKNKKRKFTNSSDSDLTLPVENYRFPLSYKQFDSEDFAKNSKFLCTICKRAFPSYQALGGHRASHKKFKGCCAPRNENTESSPVQSDQNIENIRDFAAKAASEVGFKKAKDHECPICFKIFSSGQALGGHKRSHLISHQTKISHPSTEPQKPMPEIRDFLDLNMPAPVDEECSDFKSWWTGISHEQERDLSHKNEHELLLGLISS is encoded by the coding sequence ATGAGGTCTCATTTGATCAATGTTTCATCTAATCAAACTCAGAAGAATGATCACAAGTTGCAAAAGAAGAAGCTCCCACCTCATACAAATGGCAAAAGCAATGCTAAACTGGAGGAGATCATAGTATTCGGAGGCCGAGTCGGTTCGGACAAGATAAGAAAATTCTCAAAGTCAGTTAAAGAAGTGGATGCTTTGCTTCAAAGAAAGCTCTGTAAAGAATGCGGCAAAAGTTTCCAATCTTGGAAGGCTTTGTTTGGCCACATGAAATCTCACTCTCTTAGTGGAAGGATTGAGAATAGCTTGGAAGAGGATTCCCGGGACGGTTCCGATGATCGTCGAAAAATGATCATGGATAGCTGTTCAGATGATGAGGCAGCGACTCCCTTTCGCAAGAGAAAGAGATCAGAGAGATTGAAAAGGTTCACATCTACtgcaaattcatcttctttagccAACTTTTCGTCGTATGTTTCTGATATCGATCAGGGAGAGCAAGAAGCTGTAGCTTTGAGTTTGATCATGCTTTCAAGGGATGTGAGGAAATGGGATGGTATGCATTCTTTTGAATCTTCTGATAATAATTCTGATCTTTTAGAGGCTaagaacattggtaaaattgtgGACAAAAACTCGAAAGCTGGTGAGTTCTTGAGGTTCAAGGAACTGAAAAATGGGGAGATAGATTCTCTAGTTGTGGATTCTGAGGTTAAAACTCCATATTCAAGAAATGGACACAAAACAAGAACTGAATTTGGTGCAGATGAACATTTTAAGAAGTCCAAGTATGTCGACATCGGATGCAACGAATCCGAAGTTAGCTCCACAAAGAATTTGATCAAGAAAAGTGAATTGGATCTGCTTGAAGAACAAGATTtcaagaagaacaagaaaaggaAATTTACAAATTCAAGTGATTCTGACTTGACTTTGCCTGTGGAAAACTACAGATTCCCATTATCCTACAAACAGTTTGACTCCGAAGATTTCGCGAAAAACAGCAAATTTTTGTGCACAATTTGTAAAAGAGCTTTCCCTTCTTACCAAGCTCTTGGGGGTCACAGAGCTAGCCATAAAAAGTTCAAAGGCTGCTGTGCTCCAAGAAATGAAAACACAGAAAGTTCACCAGTTCAAAGTGACCAAAACATCGAAAATATACGTGATTTCGCAGCAAAAGCTGCATCAGAAGTTGGATTCAAGAAAGCTAAAGATCATGAATGCCCAATTTGCTTCAAGATTTTCTCATCAGGCCAAGCTTTAGGTGGCCACAAAAGATCACACTTGATTAGTCATCAAACCAAAATCAGCCATCCATCTACAGAACCTCAGAAACCAATGCCCGAAATCCGAGACTTTCTTGATCTCAACATGCCTGCTCCTGTCGATGAAGAATGCAGTGACTTCAAATCTTGGTGGACAGGGATCAGCCATGAACAAGAGCGCGATCTCAGTCACAAGAACGAGCACGAGCTGCTGCTCGGCCTCATCTCCAGCTGA
- the LOC140864093 gene encoding uncharacterized protein, giving the protein MVQKRIFDEDESIEVSSKQARQLEPNKQLITTLEFPSDSAFLSPHVSGQGDNCSTKIKPEYSEKFHVTGADPLFFITKDVASTASSSLPYSSWATSSVCEEDRRLESPFHLLQSPDYHNTERPPRTNVHHAEIYSFLLDHPPRKVVPVGPDFQATVLEWVGHGNQTTLECSKYQQEESNLIFQSPESVPFKPFDFEKELAGCRVIPMPESKLLADSNEVGVGRIDCSCEDMGSIRCVQQHILEAREKLKRTLGLKAFAELGFCDMGELVAEKWSEDEEQLFHEVVFSNPASVGKNFWDHLAVVFPSRTRKEIVSYYFNVFMLRKRAEQNRIDPMNIDSDDDQWQGTDDSSDDEVEVDEDVGFEVELPLDAGRHEIFDKVTHPSGEDVCQATAVYPGNTHAMCQISGGGHSHKTGSPGIKNESRASGDADVALGERAEKSDDHRQWTGTNGASGHDFMLEACNAREWEGGYIAHTRKEVDLLPTCSMIEEVFGTGSWNNCKARDGQGLS; this is encoded by the exons ATGGTACAGAAACGCATTTTTGATGAAGACGAGTCGATTGAAGTTTCATCTAAACAAGCTAGGCAACTTGAACCAAATAAGCAACTCATTACAACTTTGGAATTTCCTTCTGACTCTGCATTTCTGAGTCCTCATGTTTCAG GTCAAGGTGATAACTGTTCAACTAAAATTAAGCCTGAATATAGCGAGAAGTTCCATGTTACTGGTGCAGATCCTCTATTTTTCATCACGAAAGATGTTGCATCCACTGCCTCCAGTTCTCTTCCCTACAGTTCCTGGGCCACCAGCAGTGTCTGTGAAGAGGATAGAAGGTTGGAGTCACCATTTCACTTGTTGCAATCCCCTGATTATCATAACACTGAACGCCCACCAAGGACCAATGTGCACCATGCGGAGATTTATTCGTTTCTTTTGGATCATCCTCCTCGAAAAGTTGTTCCTGTGGGACCAGATTTCCAGGCTACCGTACTGGAATGGGTTGGGCATGGAAATCAAACGACCCTTGAATGCTCCAAGTATCAACAGGAAGAATCTAATCTGATTTTTCAATCCCCAGAATCTGTTCCTTTCAaaccttttgattttgagaaggAATTAGCTGGATGTCGTGTCATTCCAATGCCAGAATCAAAATTGCTTGCAGATAGTAATGAGGTTGGGGTTGGTAGAATAGATTGTTCATGTGAAGACATGGGCTCAATCAGATGTGTCCAACAACACATTCTAGAAGCCAGAGAGAAACTTAAGAGAACACTTGGGCTTAAGGCTTTTGCTGAGCTAGGTTTCTGTGATATGGGAGAGTTAGTTGCGGAGAAATGGAGTGAAGATGAAGAGCAATTATTTCACGAGGTTGTATTTTCCAATCCTGCATCAGTAGGGAAGAACTTCTGGGACCATCTAGCAGTTGTATTTCCCTCCAGGACAAGGAAGGAAATTGTCAGTTATTATTTTAATGTCTTTATGCTTCGAAAACGTGCTGAGCAAAACAGGATCGATCCAATGAATATTGACAGCGATGATGATCAATGGCAGGGGACTGACGATTCTAGTGATGATGAGGTTGAAGTTGATGAAGATGTTGGCTTTGAGGTTGAATTGCCTTTAGATGCCGGTAGACATGAAATCTTTGATAAAGTCACGCATCCATCTGGTGAGGATGTTTGCCAGGCAACTGCTGTATATCCTGGTAATACACATGCCATGTGCCAGATTTCAGGTGGCGGCCATTCTCATAAAACCGGCAGTCCTGGTATTAAAAATGAATCTCGTGCATCTGGTGATGCTGATGTTGCTCTTGGCGAGCGTGCGGAGAAAAGTGATGATCATAGACAATGGACTGGCACTAATGGGGCCAGTGGACATGACTTCATGTTGGAGGCTTGTAATGCTCGAGAATGGGAAGGCGGGTACATTGCTCACACAAGAAAAGAAGTGGATCTCTTGCCCACATGTAGTATGATTGAAGAAGTGTTTGGTACCGGATCTTGGAACaactgtaaggcccgggatggACAGGGCTTGAGCTAG